A stretch of the Papaver somniferum cultivar HN1 chromosome 6, ASM357369v1, whole genome shotgun sequence genome encodes the following:
- the LOC113288204 gene encoding zinc finger protein CONSTANS-LIKE 10-like — MGHLCDFCGEQRSIVYCRSDAACLCLSCDRNVHSANALSKRHSRTLVCERCNSHPASVRCIEENTSLCQNCDWNGHGGSNSSSGHKRQPINCYSGCPSASELSRIWSFVLDFPSMGDPNCEQGMGLMSIDENTVSNSWGPNETNNNADAADTTGNNDAENLEKLNMWMESSSMPEGNQGGGDQQDSTTPKHSPKDLEFNESDLYEDFNAADVDLNIENYDELFGMSQSHSEHLFENGGMDSLFGMKDMSAADSNRQGFSGGKSKTKQQPACSALSADCIMTTKTEPIISSYPERQANSCHSLSFSGLTGESSAGDYQDCGVSPMLSMCEPPWFPPGTENTFTTAGRNSAVLRYKEKKKARKFDKKIRYESRKARADVRRRVKGRFVKAGEAYDYDPLCHTRSY, encoded by the exons ATGGGTCACCTGTGTGATTTTTGTGGGGAGCAAAGATCTATAGTATATTGTCGTTCAGATGCTGCTTGTTTATGTTTATCCTGTGATCGGAACGTCCATTCTGCAAATGCTCTCTCTAAGCGCCATTCGAGGACACTGGTGTGTGAAAGATGCAACTCTCACCCTGCCTCAGTTAGGTGCATTGAAGAGAATACATCACTTTGTCAAAATTGTGATTGGAATGGACATGGTGGTTCTAACTCGTCTTCAGGACATAAAAGACAGCCAATTAATTGTTACTCAGGCTGTCCTTCGGCATCAGAACTATCTAGGATATGGTCATTTGTCCTGGATTTTCCATCCATGGGAGATCCTAATTGTGAACAAGGAATGGGGTTAATGAGCATTGACGAAAACACTGTTAGTAACAGTTGGGGACCTAATGAAACAAACAACAATGCAGATGCAGCTGATACCACTGGAAATAATGATGCTGAAAATCTGGAGAAGCTTAACATGTGGATGGAATCGTCTTCGATGCCCGAAGGGAACCAGGGTGGTGGAGATCAGCAGGATTCAACTACTCCGAAG CACTCCCCGAAAGACCTCGAATTCAATGAAAGTGATCTCTATGAGGATTTCAACGCGGCTGATGTTGACTTAAACATTGAAAACTATGACGAGCTCTTTGGTATGTCCCAGAGTCACTCTGAACATCTATTTGAGAATGGTGGGATGGATAGTTTGTTTGGGATGAAGGATATGTCTGCTGCTGATTCCAACCGTCAG GGTTTTTCTGGTGGAAAGTCTAAAACAAAGCAGCAGCCAGCTTGCAGTGCTTTATCTGCTGATTGCATAATGACCACGAAAACTGAACCAATCATATCTTCTTATCCAGAAAGACAAGCCAATTCATGTCACTCGCTTTCATTTTCTGGTTTGACGGGGGAGAGTAGTGCGGGAGATTATCAAGACTGTGGGGTATCTCCGATGCTTTCAATGTGTGAACCTCCATGGTTTCCACCAGGGACTGAAAATACATTCACAACAGCAGGCAGGAATAGTGCCGTCTTACGttacaaagaaaagaagaaagcccGCAA ATTTGACAAGAAAATACGGTACGAGTCTCGCAAGGCAAGAGCTGATGTGAGGAGACGTGTGAAGGGGCGTTTTGTAAAGGCCGGGGAAGCCTACGATTACGATCCTCTATGCCACACCAGAAGCTactga
- the LOC113288206 gene encoding uncharacterized protein LOC113288206, which yields MSSSTATLPMLTISARRPQGRMGAQFNALNLRAGMFQSMKSIKLATKMQARSIKLATRMQARSVICAAMNARCGAEQTQTVTRESSTITVAPVQGKEKSPDLDDGGTGLPPGDDGDGGGGGGGGGGWSSGGFFFFGFLAFLGFLKDKESEDPYQSDRRRR from the exons ATGTCTTCATCCACGGCTACTTTGCCAATGCTTACAATATCAGCTAGGAGACCTCAAG GTAGAATGGGTGCCCAGTTTAATGCGCTCAACTTACGAGCAGGGATGTTTCAAAGCATGAAATCAATCAAACTTGCAACTAAAATGCAGGCCAGATCTATCAAACTTGCGACTAGGATGCAGGCCAGATCTGTAATATGTGCTGCTATG AATGCAAGATGTGGTGCAGAACAAACCCAAACTGTTACACGCGAGTCCTCAACAATTACAGTTGCTCCTGTTCAAG GAAAGGAAAAATCACCCGACCTTGACGATGGAGGGACTGGATTGCCACCTGGTGATGATGGAGATGGCGGTGGCGGTGGAGGTGGCGGGGGAGGCTGGTCGTCAGGGGGGTTCTTCTTTTTCGGATTTCTTGCGTTTCTCGGCTTTTTGAAGGATAAAGAAAGTGAGGATCCTTACCAAAGTGAcaggagaagaagatga
- the LOC113288205 gene encoding uncharacterized protein LOC113288205 yields the protein MAMIRDLDWDPSKDPVVNPRTRIPCTSCIGPPTPRVPYAFAVLSQTYYYPAKTLSISSIEEGWNSKDLKGWKADLRVSTHLEGTAEELFMLSCKSLICLYGVINDSYICNPTTREVRHLKKLHERDGIGFGFDATRNQYKLVLLHLNGESTWCEIFTLGTNSWSRAKNDDPTMPPTTKGKASYPTTIGESIYWITTPRMHVISFNVQSGKFKWICLPVYIQTKKKQLEQNIHISLVQVLGSLSLVKHSGVDKRLDIWVQKEGAFRGDDVFQWTRKYSINLSNLPDHTAPGYHVTLIGILGVKIILWSTWIGLVSYDPRTQVFESVYQPSGWNQALVYEKSSTPLLDRILRGC from the exons ATGGCGATGATAAGGGATTTGGATTGGGATCCATCTAAAGATCCAGTGGTAAACCCTCGTACAAGAATTCCATGTACAAGCTGTATAGGCCCTCCAACTCCAAG AGTGCCCTATGCTTTTGCTGTTCTGTCTCAAACTTATTACTACCCTGCAAAGACATTGAGTATATCATCCATTGAAGAGGGGTGgaattccaaagatcttaaagGATGGAAAGCTGATTTAAGAGTATCAACACACTTAGAAGGTACTGCAGAGGAATTGTTTATGTTGTCATGCAAATCTTTGATCTGTCTATATGGAGTAATAAATGACAGCTACATATGCAACCCAACAACAAGAGAAGTCAGACATCTGAAAAAGCTGCATGAGAGAGATGGAATTGGGTTTGGATTCGATGCAACAAGAAATCAATACAAGCTAGTTTTATTGCATTTAAATGGTGAATCAACATGGTGCGAGATTTTTACTCTTGGCACCAATTCCTGGAGCAGGGCCAAGAATGATGACCCGACCATGCCGCCTACTACCAAAGGAAAAGCCTCGTATCCTACAACAATAGGAGAATCAATTTATTGGATTACCACGCCTAGAATGCACGTCATAAGTTTCAATGTGCAAAGCGGGAAATTCAAATGGATCTGTTTGCCCGTGTATATTCAGACCAAAAAGAAACAACTAGAGCAAAATATACACATTAGTTTGGTTCAAGTACTGGGAAGTCTATCTCTGGTGAAACACAGTGGAGTTGACAAAAGGCTTGATATATGGGTACAGAAAGAAGGTGCTTTCCGCGGTGACGATGTATTTCAATGGACAAGGAAGTATAGTATCAATCTTAGCAATCTTCCGGATCATACTGCACCAGGGTATCATGTTACACTGATAGGCATTCTAGGTGTGAAGATTATATTGTGGTCGACATGGATTGGGTTGGTTTCTTACGATCCAAGGACCCAAGTGTTTGAAAGTGTCTATCAACCTTCAGGCTGGAATCAGGCGCTTGTTTATGAGAAAAGCTCAACTCCTTTATTAGATCGTATATTAAGGGGATGTTGA
- the LOC113288207 gene encoding probable E3 ubiquitin-protein ligase XERICO: MGLSNLPAPADGVLCVILVNTAQSISIFKGMLFFILQIIGIHLQSSTESVQNSSGQCDLHVTSDTLVEQLRKKIPSIPFSSLINGGSSDTRSELHDCTVCLNRFQLDSEVNHLSCGHFFHKDCLEKWLDYWNITCPLCRTPLLSDEDQSVDDDDDDQETYSCLWNGN; the protein is encoded by the coding sequence ATGGGTCTATCAAATCTACCAGCTCCAGCAGATGGAGTTCTATGTGTTATACTAGTGAACACAGctcaatcaatctcaatatttAAGGGTATGCTTTTCTTTATTCTTCAAATTATAGGAATTCATTTACAATCATCGACGGAATCGGTCCAGAATTCATCCGGACAGTGCGATTTACATGTTACATCGGATACTTTAGTAGAGCAGTTGAGAAAAAAGATTCCTTCGATTCCGTTTAGTTCTTTAATTAACGGTGGTAGTTCCGATACTCGGTCCGAATTACACGACTGCACGGTTTGTTTGAACCGGTTCCAACTAGATTCCGAAGTGAATCATTTGAGTTGTGGTCATTTTTTTCATAAAGATTGCTTGGAGAAATGGTTGGATTATTGGAATATAACTTGTCCTCTTTGCAGAACACCTCTGCTTTCAGATGAAGATCAATCAGTTGATGACGACGATGATGATCAAGAAACTTATTCTTGTCTTTGGAATGGAAATTGA